The following DNA comes from Paraburkholderia sp. PGU19.
ATCGCGGGCGGGTCGCTCATGTCATTCCGATTTGCGCAAGACAGCGGCGACCTGTTGCGCGGCCCTTTCGATTTCCTCCTCGTTGAAAGGCGCGAAACCCATCACCAGACCCGGTTGATGACGATGGCGCTGCGTGTATCTGCCCAACGGCGCCGCGTCGATGCCCGCTGCTCTCAGCTTTTGGACGGCTGTATGCTCGTCGACCGAATGCAGCCGGCCAATCACGTCGAGCCCCGCAATGGCCGGCTGAACTTCGATCAGATCTTGCCAATGGTCCTGTGCCGCGCGCTCGAACGCATGCGCGCGGCGCGCATAGATCTTCCGCGTGCGGCGCACGTGCCGGTCAAAGTGGCCTTCGCCAAGAAAGTCCGCAAGAACGGCTTGCGTCAAACCATTCGCACTTCGCACGGTAAGGGACGCCGCGCGAACGAAAGGCTCGACCAGACGCGGCGGCAGTACCGCATAGGCGAGCCGCAGCGACGGAAACATCAGCTTGCTGAATGTTCCCGCCAATACGACGTGCTGATCGGCATCGGGAAGACTTCGCAACGCGGGCAGCGGATGCGAGCGAAAGCAATACTCGCTGTCGTAATCATCTTCGAAAATGATCGTGCCGTTCGCGGCGGCCCAGCGTAGCAGCGCGGCACGCCGTTCGTTCGACAATGGCACGCCGAGCGGTGCATGACGCGTCGGCGTCACATAGACGAGCGCGGCCGAAGGCGCGTCGCGTATGCCGTCGTGGACACGCAGACCGTCGTGATCGACGGGAACATCGACCACGTGCGCGCCGCTTGCGTGCATGATCTGACGCGCGCCCACGTAGCCGGGGTCTTCCATCCATACGGTGTCGCCCGGCCCCGTCAACAACCGCATGCAAAGGTCCAGCGCGTGTTGCACGCTACCGATGACGACGATCTGTTCCAGTGGTACCCGGACGCCACGCGCAATGGCGAGATGGTCGGCTATCGCGGCCCGCAGCGCAGGCAATCCGGCAGGACTCGTGTCATTGAGTGTGAGCAGACGCGAGGGCCGCAATTGCCGCACGTGCAACTGTCGCCATAAATCGATGGGAAAAAGACGTATATCGCCGCGATGCGGGAAGAAAGGCTGCGGCAACGCGTTCGTGCCCGAGAGCGGAAACGGTGGATCGTTTTCCCTGAGCCGCTTGATCCAGGGCGCGTGCGATGCTCGCGAAAAACCTGCATTCGCAGCAGTTGACGGTGCAGATATGGGTTTGGCAGGATGACGTTGGTCCGGCAACACCGCGCTGACTCGCGTGCCGCTTCCCGTGCGGGTTACCAGATAACCCTCGGACAACAATTGCTCGTACGCGGCCGCAACCGTGCCTCTCGCGAGATTGTATTGCTGTGCCAGTGTACGGGTGCCTGGGAGCACGCTGTCGCCGGGCAGGCGGCCACTAATGATCGCCAGCCTCAACGCTTCGTAGAGCCAACGCTGCAAGCCTTCTTTGGGATCGGGTGTACCCAAAGGCAGGGACCATACGATGGTCGACCTTTCGCGTCTATTCGTACCCGCCAGGGCGTCACACCGATCGTTCATAACATTTGCAGAGTCTATAGCTGGAGCGTGCGGTAGTAGTGAGATTGCGTGCTACTGACGCTAACGAGTGCGGCAATACGCAAATGGGAAATTCATTCCCTTATAGCCAAGACGTTTTATGCGCTGAGTTTGTGACAGCGGGAAACGCGATAGGGAAAGTGGACCAGTTTGCGAATCGAAAACCGGCACATTACATGCAAGCACTTTCATCGTACTGTCGTGACATCAATGGGCCGGTTTCGGTTGAAAAATCGTGACCGGCGAATCGCTCTACCGCTTTACACACTGTTGCGATGATGAACCTTCGACGCCAGGCTCCAAACGATGCGAACATTAGCGGCATCGTTGCTCCGCAGCCTCGCAAATTGCCGCGCCAGTCACGCGCAGCGCACACAATCGAAGCCTTGCTCGAGGCTGCCGTGCAGATCGTCACGGCGGATGGACCGCGAGCGCTGACGACGACCCGGGTCGCCAGGCGATCGGGCTTTGCAGTGGGGACGATTTACCAGTACTTCGCGAATAAGGACGAACTGATGGACGCGATGGTGCGTCGTCACGTCGACCATGTCGTGTGTTTTCTGGCGATCGCATGTCGCGATGCGCAAGGGGAATGTCTCGAAGAAATGATTGATGCGCTGGCGAATGCCTTCATTGCCGCGAATGCCGAACGTCCGCGTGAAGTTCATGCGATTCATGCCGTCTGGGCAAAGATCGGAAAAGCCGCACTGCTCCATGAAGGTTCTGCGCGCCTGCACCAAGCGACGCTCGACATGATCTCAAGCGTCAATGAGATGCAAGCGGCACGGCAGGAAACGATCAGTCATGCACTGGCTTCCATTCTGATCGGCATGCTCCTCGTACTTTTCGAACGTGGCATGGACGAAGCATTGATGGCCGTCATGAGGGAGCAACTTTCGAGGGTCCCTATCGCGGAAGCGATTGACGGCCACGATAGATTGACTAACTACTCAACGCCTCACGTCGCCAATGTTGTGACATGAATATCCCGCATACGCTCATCAGCATCGAAATGGCCAACGTCATCCAGTCGATCACGGCTGCCGGATCGGCGATCCGCAGTATGACCAGAGAAAGTGGCGGGCACAGATACGATATCGAACCGAGAAGCCCCAGATCGCAGAATCTGGATGCGTGATTCCACGCGACAAACGCTATTCCCAGCGGTCCCACGCCGATTGCCGCGATCCACGCAACATCGCGAGCGGACAGGTCGACTGACGGACCGGCCACGGCGTGCACGGCAAGCGCAGCGAGGCCGCTTGCAGCGCAGAACCCGCCGACGGCCCACGCGCTGTGTGCTTCGAACCTTGGTATGAGGAACGTATAACCCGCCCAGATGAGAGCGGCCGCAGCGGCGAAACCATATCCGATTGAATTGCGCGCTTCGAATGTGCCATTCGTCATGGGTTGCAGCACGAGCACCGCACATCCGCTGAAGCCGATCGCGCAGCAAGTCAGTTCGGCAAAGCATCCTCGCTTGCGTCCGCTGCAGACACTCGACATGAGGACGAGCAGAAACGGCCACGTGTAATTGATCAGGTTGGCAACGGGAACCGATCCATACGTGAATGATTTCAGCAAGCAAAAGTGATAGAGGAAAAGACAGCCGGACCCGAAGATAAACGTGGACCATCTGACCTTCCACGCGCTGATATGTCGGAGTGTGACGAGACTTCCGGCCACCAGTGCGAGCCCCGTGACCAGCAACGGAGGAAGATGCCGCAGTGGCATGCTCAGTGTTGCAAACGCAGACCAGAGAATGATCGCAGTGAACGCGGCAATATAAGGTCTCATTGTGCGCTCCTGCGCGACGTGCTCGTCACAATGTCATCCACCGCGCACTGAAGGTTCAGCATTCTTATCTGCTCGAGCATGAAGTCGATAAAGAGCCGCATCCGGGAAGGCATGTGCTGCTTGCTGAGATAGCACAGAAAATGGCTTCGATCGTCCGGTGCATATTGGTTCATGCAGGCGATCAGTCTGCCCGTCGCAATGTGATCGCAGGCCTGATAGCCGGCCACCTGCGCAATGCCATGGCCATCCAGGACTGCATTGAGCACGAGATCCGCGTCGTTGAAGGTCAGATGGGCGGTCGGCGCGTGTTTGATCAGATCGCCGGCCACCTTGAATTCCCATTCGTAGATTCTGCCGGACGAGAAACGGAAATTGATAGCGCGATGCCGTGGCAGATCCTGGATTTCCATCGGCAATCCGTTCTCCAGTACATACTCAGGAGAAGCGCAGAGAAGCATGTGCATGGGAATGATGCGGCGGGCAATGATCTGGCTGTCGTCCACGCGGCCGTTCCTGAATGCGATGTCGATACCGTCGCTCGTAAAGTTGGCCGGGCTATCGCACAGCATAAGGTCGATCGATACCTCCGGATACAAGCTCCGAAATCGGCTCAACAGCGGCGCGACGACTTTTCTTCCGAACCCTACAGTCGAACTGATCCGCAATAGGCCACGCGGCGGCCCGCCGCGCAGATCTCGCATTCGCTCGATCGCGTTCAGGATGCCGTCGATACCGGGCTTGCACGATTCGTAAAAGATCTCTCCTTCAGCCGTTAGTCCGACGCTGCGTGTGGTGCGTGAAAAGAGCTTGGTTCCGAGTTGCTGTTCCAGTTTCTGTATGTTCCGGCTTACGGATGATCGTCCAATGCCGAGACGATCTCCCGCCTTGGCGAAACTTTCTTCCTTCGCAACGGCGATGAAGGTCATGACGGCCGCGTAGCTCGTGGTGAAGCCTGCTGACAGCGTGTCCATAACCTCTTCCGGTGGCGAGCCTGAGTGATTGCGCATGGTCGATTCCATGAAGACGTTTTCCTCGCGAAGTCGATTCGACGCTGGTTTATAGTTGATTAAGCAGCGCTAGAGGCAAAACACTATGGACTTATCGCAAGCGCTAACAGCCGCTAACAACAAATAGCAGACAAAAGCGGCGGGATCGACGAACATTTGCGCACATTGATCCCTCAAGGAAATGGGATGCGTGATCGGGCAAACCGAATACGGAAGACCGCACAACAAGACGCGCAAGTGATTGCTTCATTTCTGCTGGCGCTCAATAACGCGGATGCCAGCGCGATGGCGGCGCTCTTCAGAGACGATGCGCTCGTCAACGATCAGCTTCGTGATTTTTGGGGACGCCCCGAAATTGAAGCGTGGATCGCGCGAGAAGTCATTGTCGACAATCTGAGAATCGAAGTTCTGCAGATGTCTCAGCACTATCGCGTGACGACGGTGGTTGGCGCCGTAACAGGTACATTCGACGCAAGAGGATTGCCGAATCCGCTGATCGTCAATCTTCACTTTTCGCTATTCAATGGAAAAATCGCACGACTCTTCATACTGCTCAACCGTCAGGTCGATACATTTCCCGACGTGCGAAGTCGTACCCTTAAAGCGATATAGCGCGTACGGAATCGGGCCGCTTACGGGTCCATGAAACTCAAAGTTTCAGTTTCTCTTGTTTAGTGGTTTGAAGGATTCGGTTTCGTGACTCGCTCAGATAGAATCGGTGCAGACCATGACTTCCAGCGAGACGATACTTGTTTTCCAGCTTATCGAAATTTGGAACGACGGCATCGCATTCAGTGACGACGAACTTTTCGTTCGGGCCGTTCTTCCTGTTTCCGGATAAGCGACTGCTTGTCTGTCATGGCAAGCAGGTCAAGCTGGGTAGTCGCGCGCTCGACATTCTGATTGCACTCGTGCGTCGTGCCGGAAGCGTCATCAGCGCGCGCGATCTTCTCGCGGAAGTATGGCGCGATACGGTCGTCGAAGAAGGGAGTCTTCGCTTTCATCTCGTCGCACTGCGCAAAGCGTTTGCCGATGGCGATCCGGGCGTCACGTATGTGATGAATGTACCCGGAAGGGGTTATACGTTTGTCGCGACCGTGACGCCGTGTGACGGGATTCAGTCGGGCGTCGAACTCAAGACCGCGCGGTCGGCTACGCGTGGTCAATCGCGGTTCGTGCATACGGGCGCCGCCATCGTTGGCCGGGAACGCGAAATAGAGCATATCGCCCAGCAACTCGAAGCGCACAGGTTCGTCAGTATTGTCGGTGCGGGCGGAATGGGTAAGACGACGGTTGCGAACGCGGTGATCGACCGGCTGCGCGCGGATTTCGACGGCAGGATCGTTTCCGTCGATCTCTCGGTGATTCAGGATTCGGAACTGATTTCGTCGACACTGGTGGCCGCGTTGCGTGAAGGGCAGGAAGCAGCCGCGTCGATCAGCGAAGTATGTGCGTCGATTGGCCATACCCGAATGCTCGTTTTTCTCGACTGCTGCGAGCATCTGATAGACGGTGTTGCTCAGGCTGCGCAAGTTCTCTATCGAAACGCGAGCGGCATTTATATTCTCGTGACGTCGCGGGAAATCGTGAATGTCGACGGTGAATTCGTATTCCGCCTGCCGCCGCTCGACGCGCCGCCACCGGGCGAGCCACTCAAAGCACACGATGCGCAACGCTATTCGGCAATCCGGTTGTTCGTCGAGCGCGTCGTGCAGGCGGGCTGCCGCTTCGAATTGACTGACGATAACGCGCAATCGGTGGGCAGGCTCTGCCGGGCTCTGGATGGCATTCCATTGGCGATTGAACTCGCCGCGCGACAGATGCCGACTTTCGGTCTCGTCGGGATTCTGGAACTGGTGGACAAGAAGAGCCGGCTCATGTGGCACGGACGCCGCACCGCCGTGCCGAGGCATCAGACGCTCGGCGCGACACTCGACTGGAGCTACGGGCTGCTGACCGGGCTGGAGCAGGTATGTCTGCGAAGGCTGGCGGTATTTGTCGGCTGCTTCGCGCTCGATGCGGCCGTGGCCGTGATCGGCGCAGAGGATATCGATCGCGCCGACGTGCTGAGAGCCATCAATCAACTGTCGAACAAGTCGCTTCTGGATGTGACGCCAGACGAGAGCGCAGTTCGCTACTTTCTGCTCGACACGACCCGTTCTTATGCGCGTGTGAAACTGGAAGAGGCTGGCGAGCTGGATCAGCTCTGCGCGCGCCACGCGTCATATTATGCGGCGGCGTGGCCCGCCGACGGCTTGCAGGAAAATGAAGGGGATAACTGGCTCGCCGATCTGGGCAATCTGCGCGCAGTGCTGGATTGGACGCTCATACGACAGCAGGACCTGGTGAAGGGCTGCAGGCTGGTCGCTTCATACGCAAAACTGCTGCTGCGAAAGTCGATGCTCGGCGAGGCCAGAAAATGGACTGGAATCGCGTTGTCGAACCTGGACGATGGCGAACGAGGAAGCTTGACGGAACTGGATCTCATTGCAGCCTATGGCCATACATTGCTGTTCACGGGCAACGACAGTGAAGAGGTTGGGCGCGCGTACGAGCGCGGCCTTTCCATTGCATTGTCGCTAGGCGACTCGGTTCGACATGACAGATTGCTGTGCGGGCTGATCATGTACCTTTACCGGACCAGCAATTTCGAGGGCGCCTATATGTTTGCGAGCGAAGCCGCGCAATGGATCATTGCGTGCGGCCGCGACGCTTCGACGGTTCAGTCGATGCTTGCTGTCACGTTGCATATGAAGGGCGAGATCGCGTCGTCATCCAGTCTCTGGGAGTCCGTGATTCTGTCGACCAGGGCGAATGGGGTAGATGTGGTGCAGCAGGCAGAATTCGGCACCAACCCTTACTTGCGTGCATTGAGCGGAAAGGCGAGAAATCTTTGGCTGACGGGTCAGTCTTCGGAAGCGGAGCGCGTCGCCAATGACGCCATTGAAAGCGCACGCTTGCTGTGTCATCCGGCCACTCAGTGCGTTACGCTGCTGTGGGCGGGAGAAGTTTTCGCGTGGGCAGAGAACTGGTCGAGACTGAACGAAATAACAGATGAGTTCGATGCCATCGTCAAGGTGAATAGATTCACACCATACCGTTACGTGGCGCTCGGGCTTCGCGGTCAGCTTTTGTATTCCGAAGGCCGGTTCGAGGAAAGCATTTCACTACTGGAAGACTGCCTGGATGGCATGATGAAGTGCCAATACACGATGACGGCGTCGGTGTTCAGGAATTCGCTGGCAATGGCGCTATGCGAAAGCACCGATACCCTGCGCGCGATTCTGGTCTGCGAGGAAGCGATCAAAGCAATCGAGCTGCACGGCGATGAGTTGTACCTTCCGCCGCTGCTCATGACCAAAGCTCGTGCTCTTCGTCTTGAAGGAGATCACGACGCGAGCGCTGCATGCTCGCGTCGTGCGTTTCTTTTGGCGAGGAAGCAAGGCGCAACCGCGTACGAGTCGCAAATCAGGCAATGCGGTTCATGTGATGTCTGGACTGACTAGAAGCGGCGCATCTGTCGATGTACATGCTAGCTGACTGGACGAAAGAATATATGCGTTCGATGTCCGCATGAAATTCCCCAACGCAACAGGGCATAGCGAGCAGTTCTTCGTCCACGCGAGGCCGGTTATGATTTTGGGCCGTGCATTCGATTTGCCATGATTTGCCTCGGGTTGGACTGACGCGTGCTCTGGCGGGCGGAGCATCCGCCGTGTGAGTGTGCGTTTGTCACGTGTGATGTCTTCAACTGCATCCTTGCTAGCGATAGCAATCGTGTTCATTTCATTGTTCTGGTTCGATAGCGGCTTAAGCGTTCGAGCGGGCAAGTGGCAACGGCGGTTTCCATGTTGCCGGAAGGACAACAATCAAGTGGCGTTCGCCCCTGCCATCAGGCACGAAGTGTGACTGCAGATAAAAAGGGCAAGCACAGCAGTGCTTGCCCTTACTTGCCTTCTTTCGACACGGTTTAGCTCTGGATGAACGCCAGAAGATCCGCGTTGAATTTCTCCTTGTGCGTGTCCGTCAAACCATGCGGCGCGCCTGGATAGACAATCAGCTTCGAGTCCCGGATCAGCTTCGCGGACGCACGCCCTGCTGCGTCAATGGGTACGATCTGGTCGTCGTCGCCATGGACGATCAGCGTGGGAACGTCGATCTTCTTCAGGTCTTCGGTAAAGTCCGTTTGCGCAAACGCCGCGATCGAATCGTAGGTGTTCTTGTGGCCGCCTTGCATGCCCTGCATCCACCACGAATCGATCAGACCGTGCGACGGCTTGGCGCCCGGACGATTGAAGCCGTAGAACGGACCCGCCGGCACGTCTTTGTAGAACTGCGAGCGGTTTGCCAGTTGCGCTGCGCGCAGACCATCGAATACGTCGATGGGCAATCCACCGGGATTCGCAGGCGTTTTCAGCATCAACGGCGGCACAGCGGAAACGAGCACGACTTTGGAAACACGCTTCGTGCCATGCCGGCCGAGATAGCGTGCCACTTCTCCGCCGCCTGTAGAAAAGCCCACCAGAATGGCATCCTTCAGACCGAGCGTCTCGAAGACGGTGGCGAGATCGTCCGCATAGGTGTCCATGTCGTTGCCATTCCAGGGCTGGCTCGAACGGCCATGTCCGCGACGATCATGCGCGACGGCACGATAACCGTGTGACGCCACGAACATCATCTGCGATTCCCAGCTATCTGAGCTGAGCGGCCAGCCATGACAGAACACGACGGGGCGGCCGGCGCCCCAATCCTTGTAGTACAGCTGTGTGCCGTCTTTCGTCGCGATGTAGCTCGCCGGATGTTGGCCATGAGGCTTCGAGACGCCTGACGACGCGCCCGGCTGCGCTGCCTGCAGCGCGCCCGGAATCAACGATGCCGCCAGGCCGCCAGCGGCTGCGGCGCTGCCGATCAAAATGTTTCGGCGCGCGGGATTCTGCTTCTGATTACTGTTTTTCGACATAGTCATTGCCCTTGTTTTAATGCCTTGCTTCAAATGCACTACCCATTAAATCTTCAGCTCATCGGTGCCCTTAGCGTGTTCGCGAGAATCATGTCGAACGCGTTTCTCGGTAGCGCGCCGGCTCGCTGTAGCGGCCGGAACACCGGGTCGCCGCGTCGAACGGGCACACCCGTCAGACCGCAAATGCCTGACGTGCGCGCGAAGCCTGCGCGCCACGTCTGATCTTCGAACCTGCCCAGCGTCGAATCGCTCCACGTAACCAGAATCGTGCAGGTGGTCTGCCACTCGATGCGGCGGATCGATGAAGCGTTGGCCATCGCGGTGGTCATCGGACTGCAGCGTTCGCGCGGCCCGCGCACTGCGGATGCGGGATTCTGCTGCGCGGCGAATCGGCCGCGACCTCGCAATCCGTTGACTATCTGGAACCATGGATCGATTCTGTTCATTTCCAACCTCTCTACGATGTGGCGACCTGCGTCACGACTCGCTCGTCTCGCCAGCCACGACGAGCGCGACGACATTCACGATGCCCTGCCTTGCCATCTTCGTGTACGGGCAAAACCGCTCGGTTTTGCGAACCAGCTCTTCGGCGACGGCACGATCGACGCCGGGCAGATGGACACGCGTATGCGCGCTCAGCACGAACAGGCCATCCATCGGGTCCCGGCCGAAGTCGACGGTGACATCGACTGACGCGTCGCGAATGCGAACCGCAGAGCGCGACGCCAACAGACTGAGCGCGCCGTGAAAACAGGCCGCATACCCCGCGGCGAATAACTGCTCCGGATTGGTTCCTCCACCGGGTCCGCCAAGCGCTTTCGGCATGCGTAGTTCGACGTCGAGCTGCCCGTCGTCCGAGCGCGCGATACCCGACGCGCGTCCATGACCCGTGCCGCCACCCGTGACGGTGACCGTGGTTGAATACAGGACGTGAGGCTCTTGTCCGGAATACTTGTCGAGTAGCGTCAATGGCGGTGGGCGTAGCGTTGTCATTCGTTTCGGTGTGTAGTGGCGGCTTGTTTCGACGCGCGCTCATTCTGCGCAGGGTGAATCGTAGGGGGAAGCGACGGCGTGCAGAAGACTCGCGGAGGGGAGCATGGTGTTGCATCCGGAACATCAATCGGGACGCTCTCGAATTTGGGGCCGTGATGGAGTTGAGTCAATTGATTCAGGCGTTCGCCCGTACAGTGTCATTCTGTGAAAGATTGACTTCCAAGATAATTCGGATGACAAACTATATGGGGCGTATCGAACGAATGCCTTGAGACGGAAGAAGCACGCCGCTAACCCGTGTGCAATCCGAACGAGCGTATCAGTTCCGCAACCAGCCGTTCAGCCTCGTCGCGATCGCGGACGTTCGTGAATCCCATCAGCAGGCCGCGCCGTCCGGGCGCGCCGTTGCGCCATGTCGTGAGGGCATGCACGGCGAAGCCCGCGTTGCGGGCGCGACTGGCCAGCACGACGTCGTCGAGATCGTCGCGTACGTCGACGAGAAGATGCATGCCGCCGTCTTGCAAATGAACGACGAAGCCTTCGGCGGCGTAGGGCGCGAGCGCTTCGGCCAGCAGTGCACGGCGTCGGGCGTATAGCGTTCGCATCCGCTTGATATGCCGGGAGAAGTGGCCTTCGCTGATGAACTCGGCAACAGCCGCCTGCAGCAATTCGGGGCAACCGCCATGCGTGGTACGCCTGCACGCCAGTTCGAACTGCGGAACGAGGCTTTGCGCGACGACCACAAACGAAAGCCGCAGCCCCGGAAACAGCACCTTGCTCAACGTGCCGCAATAGATCACCCGGCCGCCCGAGTCCATGCTTTTCAGCGCCGGTAATGGATGGCCGCGATACCGGTACTCGCCGTCGTAGTCATCTTCGACGATCCACGCGTCACGCTCGCCCGCCCAATCGAGAAGTTCGACGCGCCGCTGTAACGGCAACGCGACGCCCGTTGGACTCTGATGCGACGGCGTGACGACGGCGAGCCGCGCGTTGGGGAAGTGCGCGCGTCCATAGGCGACGTCGATGCCGTGTTGATCCACGGATACATCGCAGACGGGCAGGCCGAGTCGCTTCAGCGTTTGCGCAGTGGGCGGATAGCCCGGATGCTCGACCCAGGCGCTTTCGCGTGCAAGGCCGAGGGCGTCGACGGTCAACGCGAGGCTTGCGGTATAGGCGGGCACGATGAAGACCTGGCCCGCATCCGCGTCGATGCCGCGCGAGCGGTGCAGATAGGCAGCCAGCGCCTCGCGCAACGGCATGTAACCGGCGGGCGCGGGCTTGGTGAGCGATCCCGCCTTGCGAACTTGCCGCGCCATCAGTCCCGCCCAGAGCTTTCGCGGGAATTCGTCGAGCGCGGGCAGCCCCATCTGAAACGGTGCGGGACTGCCGCCATCCACTTCGATGATGTTGTCGGGCGCGCCCTCTGCGGGCAGCGGAGGCGCGGAGACAGCAGGTTTCTTCGCGCGAGCAGGCTGCGCCGGGGCCGTGTGTTCCGAGACGAACGTCCCTGCCGGACCACGGGCAACGAGGTAGCCCTCGCCGAGCAGGCGGTCGTAGGCGACCTGCACGGTGCCGCGAGCCACGCCCAGTTCGGTCGCCAACGCCCGCAAGGACGACACCTTCTGGCCGGGGCTGAGTTGTCCCTGCTCGATCATCGCGCGAAACCGCGCATAGATCTGCTCGTGGATGGGGGGAGCGCCGGGTTTCGCCCGGGCTGCTGGCTGTGTCATGGCCTGGTCTAAAGCAGGAAAAATGGCCCTGTTGGCTGGGTCATCGAACGACGACACTGAAGCCTACACCAACCCCTCTCCATCGGCATCATGACTGTCACACTGACCCTCCGACATGCCGAAACAGATGCCGATGTGATGGCCTGTTTCGACGTCATGCATCAACTGCGTCCCCAATTGAGTTCGCCCGAAGATTTCGCCGCGCGTGTCGCGCTGCAACGCGCACAGGGTTATCGCCTGCTAGGCGTTTGGGAAAACGGCAAGGCCGTAGCGCTGGCCGGCTATCGGCGCATCGACAACCTGATTCACGGTCGCTTCATCTACGTCGACGATCTGATCACGGACGAGGCGGGACGCGGCCATGGTCATGGCGAACGCCTGCTCGCCGAACTGGGCACGCTGGGCCGCGCGGAAGACTGCCAGCGTCTCGTGCTCGATACGGCGCTCGCCAACGCGCTCGCGCAACGCTTCTATTTCCGCTGCGGCCTGCTTGCCCGCGGCCTTCACTTCAGCATGGAGCTGGCATGAACAGCCTCAAGGTGTTGCTGCTCGATTGCAGCCCCCGGCGCGACAACTCGACGAGCCGGCACTTCACCCGTCAGTTGCTGCCTGCCATGGCCGAGCGACTGGGGCGGGACGTTCAGATCACGCGGCGCGATCTTGGCACGCAACCGCTGCCGCCCATCACGGAAGCGCACGCCGAATCGCTCGTGCTGCCCGGCGCCGTTGCGAAAGAGCGGTTTGGCGAGGCGCTCGCTGTATCGGACGAACTGATTCGTGAACTGGATCAGGCGGACATGCTCTGGATCTCGACGCCCGTGCACAACTTCACGGTGCCTGCCGTGCTCAAGAACTGGATCGATCACGTGGTGCGTATCGACGTGACGTTCGCCTCGGGCGCGAACGGCAAGGTCGGCTTGCTGCGCGACCGTCCGACCTTCGTTGCCGTGACCGCTGGCGGCGCGATGTTCCGAGAGCCTGCTTATCAGCCGGATTTCTTTCGACCGTATCTGTCGGCCGTGCTCGGCGTGATCGGACTCAAGGACGTCAGGTTCATGCATGCGGCTGGCCTCGCATCGACGGACGAGCCGCTTGCGCTCGTCGAGGAAAAGGCCGCGCAGTGGCTGCGCGACAACCCACAGCGCCACGCGTCACCCGAATCCAACATTTCTTCCATCGCTTAACCATTACTTTCTGGAGTTCATCATGAATGCACCTCGTCTCGCGTGGACCACGCTCGCACCCGTCCAGTTCAAGTCGTTGTATGCCGTCAGCCAGTCGCTGGCCGAGTCGTCGCTTGGCAGCAAGCTGATCGAACTCGTGCAGTCGCGCGTGTCACAAATCAACGGCTGCGCCTACTGTCTCGACATGCATACGCGCGAACTGCGCAAGGGCGGCGAATCGTGGCAGCGTCTGAGCGTGCTGTCGGCCTGGCGCGAGACCCACTTCTTCACCGCCAAAGAGCAGGCCGCGCTGGCGTGGGCCGAATCCTTGACGTCCCTGCCTGATGGCCATGCGGATCGAGAAGTCGAATATCAGGCATTGCGCGAGCGCTTTAGCGATGGCGAAATCGTCGAATTGACGTGGG
Coding sequences within:
- a CDS encoding alpha/beta hydrolase, whose amino-acid sequence is MSKNSNQKQNPARRNILIGSAAAAGGLAASLIPGALQAAQPGASSGVSKPHGQHPASYIATKDGTQLYYKDWGAGRPVVFCHGWPLSSDSWESQMMFVASHGYRAVAHDRRGHGRSSQPWNGNDMDTYADDLATVFETLGLKDAILVGFSTGGGEVARYLGRHGTKRVSKVVLVSAVPPLMLKTPANPGGLPIDVFDGLRAAQLANRSQFYKDVPAGPFYGFNRPGAKPSHGLIDSWWMQGMQGGHKNTYDSIAAFAQTDFTEDLKKIDVPTLIVHGDDDQIVPIDAAGRASAKLIRDSKLIVYPGAPHGLTDTHKEKFNADLLAFIQS
- a CDS encoding winged helix-turn-helix domain-containing protein, with protein sequence MTTNFSFGPFFLFPDKRLLVCHGKQVKLGSRALDILIALVRRAGSVISARDLLAEVWRDTVVEEGSLRFHLVALRKAFADGDPGVTYVMNVPGRGYTFVATVTPCDGIQSGVELKTARSATRGQSRFVHTGAAIVGREREIEHIAQQLEAHRFVSIVGAGGMGKTTVANAVIDRLRADFDGRIVSVDLSVIQDSELISSTLVAALREGQEAAASISEVCASIGHTRMLVFLDCCEHLIDGVAQAAQVLYRNASGIYILVTSREIVNVDGEFVFRLPPLDAPPPGEPLKAHDAQRYSAIRLFVERVVQAGCRFELTDDNAQSVGRLCRALDGIPLAIELAARQMPTFGLVGILELVDKKSRLMWHGRRTAVPRHQTLGATLDWSYGLLTGLEQVCLRRLAVFVGCFALDAAVAVIGAEDIDRADVLRAINQLSNKSLLDVTPDESAVRYFLLDTTRSYARVKLEEAGELDQLCARHASYYAAAWPADGLQENEGDNWLADLGNLRAVLDWTLIRQQDLVKGCRLVASYAKLLLRKSMLGEARKWTGIALSNLDDGERGSLTELDLIAAYGHTLLFTGNDSEEVGRAYERGLSIALSLGDSVRHDRLLCGLIMYLYRTSNFEGAYMFASEAAQWIIACGRDASTVQSMLAVTLHMKGEIASSSSLWESVILSTRANGVDVVQQAEFGTNPYLRALSGKARNLWLTGQSSEAERVANDAIESARLLCHPATQCVTLLWAGEVFAWAENWSRLNEITDEFDAIVKVNRFTPYRYVALGLRGQLLYSEGRFEESISLLEDCLDGMMKCQYTMTASVFRNSLAMALCESTDTLRAILVCEEAIKAIELHGDELYLPPLLMTKARALRLEGDHDASAACSRRAFLLARKQGATAYESQIRQCGSCDVWTD
- a CDS encoding Ohr family peroxiredoxin, which encodes MTTLRPPPLTLLDKYSGQEPHVLYSTTVTVTGGGTGHGRASGIARSDDGQLDVELRMPKALGGPGGGTNPEQLFAAGYAACFHGALSLLASRSAVRIRDASVDVTVDFGRDPMDGLFVLSAHTRVHLPGVDRAVAEELVRKTERFCPYTKMARQGIVNVVALVVAGETSES
- a CDS encoding GNAT family N-acetyltransferase: MTVTLTLRHAETDADVMACFDVMHQLRPQLSSPEDFAARVALQRAQGYRLLGVWENGKAVALAGYRRIDNLIHGRFIYVDDLITDEAGRGHGHGERLLAELGTLGRAEDCQRLVLDTALANALAQRFYFRCGLLARGLHFSMELA
- a CDS encoding DUF3331 domain-containing protein codes for the protein MNRIDPWFQIVNGLRGRGRFAAQQNPASAVRGPRERCSPMTTAMANASSIRRIEWQTTCTILVTWSDSTLGRFEDQTWRAGFARTSGICGLTGVPVRRGDPVFRPLQRAGALPRNAFDMILANTLRAPMS
- a CDS encoding PLP-dependent aminotransferase family protein; protein product: MTQPAARAKPGAPPIHEQIYARFRAMIEQGQLSPGQKVSSLRALATELGVARGTVQVAYDRLLGEGYLVARGPAGTFVSEHTAPAQPARAKKPAVSAPPLPAEGAPDNIIEVDGGSPAPFQMGLPALDEFPRKLWAGLMARQVRKAGSLTKPAPAGYMPLREALAAYLHRSRGIDADAGQVFIVPAYTASLALTVDALGLARESAWVEHPGYPPTAQTLKRLGLPVCDVSVDQHGIDVAYGRAHFPNARLAVVTPSHQSPTGVALPLQRRVELLDWAGERDAWIVEDDYDGEYRYRGHPLPALKSMDSGGRVIYCGTLSKVLFPGLRLSFVVVAQSLVPQFELACRRTTHGGCPELLQAAVAEFISEGHFSRHIKRMRTLYARRRALLAEALAPYAAEGFVVHLQDGGMHLLVDVRDDLDDVVLASRARNAGFAVHALTTWRNGAPGRRGLLMGFTNVRDRDEAERLVAELIRSFGLHTG